A stretch of Candidatus Saccharimonadales bacterium DNA encodes these proteins:
- a CDS encoding PDZ domain-containing protein, translating to MNTAVAGNGQNISFAIPINEIKSTITTVKTQGKIIRPYLGVRYLPITKQIASQYSLSTDQGAYVIGNSANAAVLAGSPADKAGLKNGDIIVRVGSDSITDSASLTTLIAKHSVGETVQLTIIRDGKSQSVNVTLEAAPQ from the coding sequence ATGAATACAGCTGTTGCCGGTAATGGCCAAAATATCAGCTTCGCCATTCCTATTAACGAAATCAAATCCACAATCACAACGGTTAAAACCCAAGGCAAAATCATCCGGCCTTATCTGGGCGTGCGGTATTTGCCGATCACCAAACAGATCGCCAGCCAATATTCTCTCTCGACTGATCAAGGCGCCTACGTTATTGGTAATAGTGCCAATGCAGCGGTTCTGGCTGGCAGTCCAGCCGATAAAGCCGGTCTGAAAAATGGTGATATTATCGTTCGCGTTGGTAGTGATAGCATTACCGATAGTGCCTCACTGACAACTCTGATAGCCAAACACAGCGTTGGTGAAACGGTTCAGCTAACGATTATTCGTGATGGCAAAAGCCAGAGCGTTAATGTGACGCTAGAGGCTGCTCCACAATAA
- a CDS encoding trypsin-like peptidase domain-containing protein codes for MLESVFKQLKASKVVLISALVIGLVGGAAGGVLFVRFGASHIPVDKKQILVQENSAVIDTIKKVSPSVVSITSEATATSLFGANQTIEGAGSGIIMSSDGLILTNKHVVSDASASYNVFTSDGKQHKATVVARDSINDVAFVRIDAKGLKAAELGDSSGAQVGQSVIAIGNALGQFQNTATQGIISGLGRPIVAGSSGSQESLQDLIQTDAAINPGNSGGPLVNLEGQVIA; via the coding sequence GTGTTAGAATCAGTCTTCAAGCAACTTAAAGCCTCCAAAGTGGTCTTAATCTCGGCCCTAGTAATCGGTCTTGTGGGTGGAGCGGCTGGCGGGGTCCTGTTTGTGCGCTTCGGCGCCAGCCACATTCCGGTTGATAAGAAACAGATTCTGGTCCAGGAAAATTCAGCTGTCATTGATACGATCAAAAAGGTTTCACCCAGTGTCGTTAGTATCACCTCTGAAGCCACTGCCACCAGCCTATTCGGAGCAAATCAGACTATCGAGGGAGCGGGAAGCGGGATTATTATGAGTAGCGATGGTTTGATCCTAACCAACAAGCATGTTGTCAGCGACGCTTCAGCTAGCTACAACGTCTTTACCTCCGACGGGAAACAACACAAAGCCACCGTGGTGGCTAGGGATTCAATTAACGATGTCGCCTTTGTGCGAATTGATGCCAAAGGGCTAAAAGCCGCTGAGCTGGGGGATTCTAGCGGTGCACAAGTTGGCCAGTCTGTCATTGCGATTGGTAATGCCCTCGGCCAATTCCAAAATACTGCCACCCAAGGCATAATTTCTGGCTTGGGCCGACCGATTGTGGCCGGCAGCAGCGGATCACAAGAAAGCCTCCAAGATCTAATTCAAACTGATGCCGCCATTAACCCTGGTAATTCTGGTGGCCCATTGGTCAACCTAGAAGGTCAGGTTATTGCATGA
- the prmC gene encoding peptide chain release factor N(5)-glutamine methyltransferase, producing the protein MTAQEWLAKSKLTELDSRLILEKATGRKREYLLAHPDTALSPTELERSDRLASQRLTHKPMSQVLGQREFYGLEFKITPDVLTPRSETEVLVEQVIAQAPKAGVLLDLGTGCGAIAIAIARHRPDLVLTASDISPSALAIAQQNAQKHGAEINFLTSDLFQDVNERFDCITANLPYLCEDAELMPEVRQHEPRVALIGGSDGLDLYRRFFRQTQTHLKPLGLIYIEADPWQHPELVELARAAGLKPMFEDYFILGFKQPVIVEQPLASH; encoded by the coding sequence ATGACGGCTCAAGAGTGGTTAGCTAAATCCAAACTTACTGAACTCGATAGTCGCCTGATTTTAGAAAAAGCCACTGGGCGCAAACGAGAATATTTACTAGCTCATCCGGATACTGCCCTTTCGCCGACAGAACTTGAGCGATCCGATCGCCTGGCAAGTCAACGCTTAACCCACAAACCGATGTCGCAAGTGCTGGGCCAGCGGGAATTCTACGGCCTCGAATTCAAAATCACCCCGGATGTCCTAACTCCCCGAAGTGAAACCGAGGTGTTGGTTGAGCAAGTCATAGCTCAGGCACCAAAGGCCGGGGTGTTGTTAGATCTAGGGACTGGCTGCGGCGCCATTGCCATTGCTATCGCCAGGCACCGGCCTGATCTTGTCTTGACTGCGTCCGATATTAGTCCCTCGGCCCTAGCTATCGCCCAGCAAAACGCCCAAAAGCATGGGGCGGAAATAAACTTTTTGACCAGCGATTTATTTCAAGACGTAAACGAGAGGTTCGATTGCATTACGGCCAACCTACCCTATTTATGCGAGGATGCTGAACTAATGCCGGAAGTTAGACAGCACGAGCCAAGAGTTGCCCTAATCGGCGGCAGCGACGGTCTTGATCTATACCGGCGATTCTTCCGGCAAACCCAGACCCACCTAAAACCATTAGGCCTGATATACATTGAAGCCGATCCCTGGCAGCATCCAGAGTTGGTCGAGCTGGCCCGAGCAGCTGGACTTAAACCAATGTTCGAAGATTATTTTATTTTGGGTTTCAAACAGCCGGTTATTGTGGAGCAGCCTCTAGCGTCACATTAA
- a CDS encoding LCP family protein, translating into MDIFPRPGKEAPERRVVKPVPIAGDNPAQPEVSKPTRFRFAKSFPVSWKKRLIVIGGGLVLAVGLFFGTKLVLAAKRIIAHNNGGGAPALAGNIDPTKLRGEGDGRINILLLGIGGQGWDGPYLSDTIMVLSIDPRTKDVAMLSIPRDLYVKIPGYGWSKINAADAYGESKKAGDGPNLTKQVVQQVLGIPIHYYVRVDFSGFKKAVDSVGGVDINVDKALYDPEYPGGTVNIKAGYQHMNGDTALKYARSRKTTSDFDRAARQQKLLLALRTKALSVKTLSNPAKIASLIDALGSSVRTDLQLSEMKKLAEIAQSINGNQVTNQVLDTTPNGLLVFGDIPGAGSIEIPRAGIGNYTEIQQLAHTIFADSYIKQENATVEVQNGTTQSGLATSVGNLLKSYNYNVISMVTADRQTYATTVIYDYTGGSKPYTINYLENRFGVRSTRANRGPSDPDIRIIVGASYQPPR; encoded by the coding sequence ATGGATATTTTCCCCAGACCCGGTAAGGAAGCACCTGAGCGGCGGGTAGTTAAACCAGTCCCAATAGCAGGCGATAATCCCGCCCAACCTGAAGTTAGTAAACCAACTAGGTTTCGATTCGCGAAATCATTTCCGGTTTCGTGGAAGAAGCGGCTGATAGTAATTGGCGGCGGCTTAGTTTTGGCCGTTGGTTTATTTTTTGGTACCAAACTGGTCCTAGCCGCCAAACGCATTATTGCTCACAACAATGGCGGTGGGGCACCGGCTCTAGCTGGCAATATTGACCCCACTAAATTGCGGGGCGAAGGCGACGGCCGGATTAATATTTTGCTTTTAGGTATTGGCGGCCAGGGCTGGGATGGTCCCTATTTAAGCGATACCATCATGGTACTAAGTATCGATCCTAGGACCAAGGATGTGGCCATGCTTTCAATTCCCAGAGATCTCTACGTTAAGATTCCTGGTTACGGCTGGAGTAAAATTAACGCGGCCGATGCCTATGGTGAAAGTAAAAAGGCCGGCGACGGACCCAATCTAACCAAACAGGTTGTCCAACAGGTTTTAGGCATTCCCATACATTACTATGTGCGGGTTGATTTTTCGGGCTTTAAAAAAGCTGTTGATTCTGTTGGTGGGGTCGATATCAACGTTGATAAAGCTCTCTACGACCCCGAATATCCGGGCGGAACAGTTAATATCAAAGCCGGTTATCAGCACATGAATGGCGATACAGCCCTCAAATATGCCAGATCGCGTAAAACCACCAGCGACTTTGATCGAGCTGCTCGGCAGCAAAAGCTCTTGTTGGCGTTACGCACCAAAGCGCTGAGCGTCAAGACATTATCAAACCCAGCCAAAATCGCTAGTTTAATAGATGCATTGGGTTCAAGCGTTCGAACTGATTTGCAGCTTTCGGAAATGAAGAAGCTAGCCGAAATCGCCCAATCGATTAATGGCAACCAAGTCACTAACCAGGTGCTGGACACCACTCCCAACGGCCTGCTGGTCTTTGGTGATATTCCGGGGGCCGGTTCAATTGAGATTCCTAGAGCCGGGATCGGCAATTATACTGAAATTCAGCAGTTGGCTCATACCATCTTTGCCGACAGTTACATTAAGCAAGAGAACGCCACTGTTGAGGTTCAAAATGGGACGACCCAGAGTGGCTTAGCCACCAGTGTCGGCAATCTGTTAAAGAGTTATAATTATAACGTCATCTCAATGGTGACCGCGGATCGCCAAACTTATGCCACAACGGTAATCTATGACTATACCGGAGGGAGTAAACCATACACCATCAATTATCTAGAAAACCGTTTTGGTGTAAGGTCAACGCGGGCAAATCGCGGACCAAGTGATCCAGATATTCGAATTATTGTGGGGGCGAGCTACCAACCGCCTAGGTAA